A window from Telopea speciosissima isolate NSW1024214 ecotype Mountain lineage chromosome 8, Tspe_v1, whole genome shotgun sequence encodes these proteins:
- the LOC122672464 gene encoding probable leucine-rich repeat receptor-like protein kinase At1g35710, translated as MFFRGSVPAELGDMEALNELDLSNNMLTGSIPPAIGNLNNLYLLDLSNNALNGSIPMEIGDIEQLTRLNLGHNKLQGAIPATMGNLGNLYLLDLSKNLLNGTIPMEIGDMEQLSLLNLNHNKLHCPMHGEIGKHDSLDLSYNDLETPCKSREKRLNFKISIILSLFGIILIVAIINSIIDTSAQKNGDIFSVWNYDGTIAYNGSYGSVYIAKLPTGKVVAVKKLHRLEAEERAYYESFINEIHVLTRIRHRNIVKLYGFCYHPSCKFLVYQYIKRGSLAYVLGNETEAVELDWWKCLNIIKGVAHVLSYMHHDCTLPLIHRDISSNNVLLDEELEPHVGDFGTAKFLIPDSSKCTVRVGTYGYIAPELAYTMVVTEKCDVFSFGVLTPETIMGRHPGELISSLSFSNGNGIILKDLLDPRLQPPTQSATQYLTFSMMLAIACLHTNPKSRPIMQYSSQELENIANPHNIPFAQFHCGN; from the exons ATGTTCTTTCGGGGTTCAGTACCGGCCGAACTGGGGGATATGGAAGCTCTGAATGAGTTAGACCTAAGTAACAACATGTTAACTGGTTCAATACCTCCGGCAATAGGGAATCTTAACAATCTGTACCTATTGGACCTAAGTAACAATGCCTTGAATGGTTCAATCCCTATGGAAATTGGAGATATAGAACAGCTGACGCGCCTTAATCTCGGCCACAACAAACTACAAGGTGCAATACCTGCAACAATGGGGAATCTTGGGAATCTCTACCTATTGGACCTGAGTAAAAATTTGTTGAATGGTACAATCCCTATGGAAATTGGAGATATGGAACAGCTTTCACTACTTAATCTCAATCACAACAAGCTACATTGTCCGATGCACGGAGAGATAGGGAAACATGATTCTTTGGATTTGTCCTACAATGATTTAGAAACTCCATGTAAAAGCAGAGAGAAAAGGCTTAATTTCAAGATTtccatcattctctctctttttggtaTCATACTTATTGTTGCAATT ATAAATTCCATCATTGATACAAGTGCACAAAAAAATGGAGATATATTTTCCGTATGGAACTACGATGGCACAATTGCATATAATGGAAGTTATGGGAGTGTTTACATAGCAAAGCTACCTACTGGGAAGGTAGTTGCTGTAAAGAAGCTTCATCGCCTAGAAGCTGAAGAGAGAGCCTATTATGAGAGCTTCATTAATGAGATCCATGTATTGACAAGAATACGACATCGGAACATTGTGAAACTTTATGGGTTTTGCTACCATCCAAGCTGCAAATTTTTAGTTTACCAATATATCAAAAGGGGAAGCTTAGCTTATGTACTTGGAAATGAAACAGAAGCTGTGGAATTGGATTGGTGGAAATGTTTAAATATCATCAAAGGAGTCGCTCATGTTTTGTCTTACATGCATCATGACTGCACGCTACCATTAATTCATCGGGACATATCAAGCAATAATGTTTTGTTGGATGAAGAACTTGAGCCTCATGTCGGTGACTTTGGGACTGCTAAATTTCTAATTCCTGATTCATCCAAGTGCACTGTACGTGTAGGCACATATGGATATATTGCTCCAG AGCTTGCTTATACAATGGTTGTGACGGAAAAATGCGATGTTTTTAGCTTTGGGGTCTTGACACCAGAGACAATTATGGGAAGACATCCGGGTGAACTCATCTCTTCACTATCCTTCTCAAATGGAAATGGTATAATACTAAAGGATTTGTTGGACCCACGTCTCCAACCACCAACACAATCGGCAACACAATATTTGACTTTCTCAATGATGCTTGCAATTGCATGCTTGCACACCAATCCAAAATCTCGTCCAATTATGCAATACAGTTCTCAGGAACTAGAAAATATTGCCAACCCTCATAACATCCCTTTTGCACAATTTCATTGTGGCAATTAG